A stretch of the Filimonas lacunae genome encodes the following:
- a CDS encoding OmpA family protein: MKRNLLLLSLLISMLHSQAQEQPSLENIADRRFERFEFVVAAPLYEQIVKDGKVKPQVYYKLGYCYEMMQQYEKAVATYQTFLKRDTANPALWMRVGDMQKILKRYDEARVSYNNFSSRTHKPELVARRIAGCDSAKVWLSDTTKPLPLVNEKLLNTDVSDWGVSFYGNKLVFTSDHTIDSLPMNKKERARNTYGRNGHAFLKLYQADTVAVAAGIADSANFIAADFKPGGANFEYHVGPAVFSKNLDTVYFTITNDGNNLEYEKALTRSVGTRKLEIYYCVKNSNNEWGAPVAFAYNNVKSYSVGHAALAKDGSRLYFASDMPGGFGGTDIWFCEKKNDGGWYSPINCGSVINTPGQEVFPTIVADTTLYFSSNEHPGMGGLDLFYAYGTDSAWQTPVNMKLPFNSSYDDFYCNIQKRKGFLASDREGGSGSDDIYSFEIPPVYFLLLDNTVYNRKDSTILKGAQVQLTCSAVTTDTTATTDGHGNNTFVVKRNQQYIIRAAYPGFTSASIDVPTTGYKDIDTVYSRIYLAVVPPPETIPVKPPVIGSIPDRHFEIGETFVLDKLYYDTDKHNIRPDAAKELDKLVAILMKYPKIEIELSSHTDSRGSDQHNLVLSQNRAKSAVQYLISKGVAASRLIAAGYGETRLTNRCANGVKCTSKEHQMNRRTEVKILKN, encoded by the coding sequence ATGAAAAGAAATCTATTATTACTTTCTTTATTAATAAGCATGCTGCACAGCCAGGCGCAGGAGCAGCCTTCGCTGGAAAACATTGCCGACAGGCGTTTTGAACGTTTTGAGTTTGTAGTAGCCGCTCCTTTGTACGAGCAGATTGTAAAAGATGGCAAGGTAAAGCCACAGGTATATTACAAACTGGGCTATTGCTACGAAATGATGCAGCAGTACGAAAAAGCGGTAGCCACCTACCAGACTTTTTTAAAGCGCGATACAGCAAACCCCGCCTTATGGATGCGGGTGGGAGATATGCAAAAAATTCTGAAACGTTATGATGAAGCAAGAGTTTCATATAACAATTTCAGCAGCCGTACACATAAACCCGAACTGGTAGCCAGAAGAATTGCCGGATGTGATTCGGCTAAAGTATGGCTTAGTGATACTACCAAACCATTGCCTTTGGTGAATGAGAAGTTGTTGAATACCGATGTTTCTGACTGGGGGGTTAGTTTCTATGGCAATAAGCTGGTATTTACTTCCGATCATACCATTGACTCATTACCTATGAATAAGAAAGAGCGTGCCCGTAATACTTATGGTAGAAACGGTCACGCATTCTTAAAGCTATATCAGGCCGATACGGTAGCTGTGGCGGCCGGTATTGCCGATAGCGCCAACTTTATAGCAGCTGATTTTAAACCGGGTGGGGCTAATTTTGAGTACCACGTAGGACCAGCTGTTTTTTCTAAAAACCTGGATACCGTATACTTTACCATTACCAATGATGGTAATAACCTGGAATACGAAAAAGCATTAACCCGCAGTGTGGGCACGCGTAAGCTGGAAATTTACTATTGTGTAAAAAACAGCAATAACGAGTGGGGCGCACCGGTAGCTTTTGCCTATAACAATGTAAAAAGCTATTCTGTAGGCCATGCCGCTTTGGCAAAAGATGGCAGCCGGTTGTATTTTGCTTCGGACATGCCCGGCGGTTTTGGTGGTACTGATATCTGGTTTTGCGAGAAAAAGAATGATGGCGGCTGGTACAGCCCTATTAACTGTGGCAGTGTTATTAACACGCCCGGGCAGGAAGTGTTTCCTACTATCGTAGCCGATACTACCCTGTATTTTTCCAGCAACGAACATCCGGGGATGGGTGGCTTAGACCTGTTTTATGCTTATGGTACAGACAGTGCCTGGCAAACGCCGGTGAATATGAAGCTGCCATTTAACTCCAGCTACGACGATTTTTATTGCAATATCCAAAAACGCAAGGGTTTCCTGGCTTCTGATCGCGAAGGTGGTTCGGGCAGTGATGATATTTATTCTTTTGAAATACCTCCTGTGTATTTCCTGTTACTGGATAACACCGTATATAACCGCAAAGATTCCACTATACTCAAAGGGGCGCAGGTGCAGCTTACCTGCTCGGCAGTCACTACCGATACTACTGCTACCACCGATGGCCATGGTAACAACACATTTGTGGTAAAACGCAACCAGCAGTATATTATCCGTGCGGCCTATCCTGGCTTTACCAGTGCTTCTATTGATGTGCCTACCACCGGTTATAAAGATATTGACACAGTATATTCCCGCATTTACCTGGCAGTAGTGCCGCCACCGGAAACCATTCCGGTAAAACCTCCGGTTATTGGTTCTATTCCCGACAGGCATTTTGAAATAGGGGAGACTTTTGTGTTGGATAAACTGTATTACGACACCGATAAGCATAATATCCGCCCCGATGCAGCAAAAGAGCTGGATAAACTGGTGGCTATATTAATGAAGTATCCGAAAATTGAAATTGAATTATCATCCCATACCGATAGCCGTGGCAGCGACCAGCATAACCTGGTATTGTCGCAAAACAGGGCAAAATCTGCCGTTCAATACCTGATATCCAAAGGCGTTGCAGCCAGCAGGTTAATTGCAGCCGGCTATGGCGAAACAAGATTAACCAACAGATGTGCGAATGGTGTAAAGTGTACTTCTAAAGAGCACCAGATGAACCGCCGTACAGAGGTGAAAATTTTGAAAAATTAG
- a CDS encoding response regulator, translated as MTNILIAEDHAIVRLGISILLKNLYPGTNVLEVDDFNEAIKIINQRPIDLIILDINIPNGNSTQMIDTMRARQPEIRILIFSAYDEELYAQRYIEAGANGFLSKGARGPEIDKAIKTVLNSDIYASEFVKQSLLQRLADKNTSSNPLQNLSNRETEVMQLLIDAKSVSEISSMLNLQISTVSTYRKRIFEKLSIKNIVELIQKYRSLTP; from the coding sequence ATGACTAACATTTTAATAGCGGAAGACCATGCCATCGTAAGATTAGGCATCAGCATTCTTTTAAAAAATCTGTACCCCGGGACTAACGTCCTGGAAGTCGATGATTTTAATGAAGCCATTAAAATAATTAACCAGAGACCCATCGACCTCATCATTCTCGACATCAATATTCCCAATGGCAATAGTACTCAGATGATTGATACTATGCGGGCGCGGCAGCCGGAAATACGTATATTGATATTTTCTGCCTATGATGAAGAGCTGTATGCCCAGCGCTACATTGAAGCAGGCGCCAATGGCTTTTTATCGAAAGGAGCCCGCGGGCCTGAAATTGATAAGGCTATTAAAACGGTTTTGAACTCTGACATATATGCCAGCGAATTTGTAAAACAATCGCTGCTACAACGTCTGGCCGACAAGAATACCTCTTCCAATCCTTTGCAAAACCTGAGTAACCGTGAAACGGAGGTGATGCAATTGCTGATTGATGCCAAAAGTGTGTCAGAAATCTCCAGTATGCTTAACCTGCAAATAAGCACCGTGAGCACGTACAGGAAAAGAATATTTGAGAAACTGAGCATTAAAAACATTGTTGAGTTAATTCAAAAATACCGTTCACTAACACCTTAA
- a CDS encoding D-glycero-alpha-D-manno-heptose-1,7-bisphosphate 7-phosphatase, translating to MIKAVFIDRDGTLIKNRPFNIDPSLVELDDCAVDALKLMQQNDFLIIVIANQGGIAKGNFTAKQVDAVNARIASMLAENEVYIDAFYYSPFHPDGIIAEFAKNSDDRKPSAGMLLKAASSFGIDLSHSWVIGDLLDDMEAGHRAGCTTILYNNENETDWRVDRFRQPDYIVNDLYKAACAVCEISEPSIVNYEFSLDPL from the coding sequence ATGATAAAAGCTGTATTTATTGACCGGGATGGCACCTTGATTAAAAACCGTCCCTTTAATATCGACCCAAGCCTTGTTGAGCTTGATGATTGTGCTGTAGATGCCTTGAAACTCATGCAGCAGAACGATTTTCTTATTATTGTCATTGCTAACCAGGGGGGCATTGCCAAAGGAAATTTTACCGCCAAGCAAGTGGATGCAGTCAATGCCCGCATAGCTAGTATGCTGGCAGAAAATGAGGTGTATATCGATGCCTTCTATTATAGTCCCTTCCACCCGGATGGTATTATAGCGGAGTTTGCTAAAAACTCAGATGACCGCAAGCCTTCTGCCGGTATGTTGTTAAAAGCAGCCAGTTCTTTTGGAATTGATCTGTCTCACTCCTGGGTAATTGGCGATTTGCTGGATGATATGGAAGCCGGCCATCGTGCAGGATGTACTACCATATTGTATAACAATGAGAATGAAACCGATTGGCGTGTAGATCGCTTTCGCCAGCCCGATTATATAGTCAACGATTTATACAAAGCGGCTTGTGCCGTATGTGAAATAAGCGAACCCAGCATTGTGAATTATGAATTCTCGCTGGACCCGCTGTAA
- a CDS encoding PorP/SprF family type IX secretion system membrane protein, which translates to MKRVMMEKNTIMKSCKRTGLLLLMLVAVFSSRAQQDVQFSQYVFNPLFINPAYSGYRGDTYISGIYRQQWVGMPGAPKTAAASVDWLVPGREERMAFSAKVMSDKLGPQSTLYASGGYAYRIPLDDLGSKRLCIGFGVGITQYSIDGTAFKYVDNNDAAVPVTKTSKLVPDANVGVYYYTPKWYFGVAANDLLATSTADIKYSWSSQTFKSMERSAHLYLTSGFVVPLSPVVKLKPSILWKEDFKGPSNVDINAFLLLHDILWLGGSYRTGLRIWNQADLQSNLENKDAFAAIVEVYATPTLRIGYAYDFSVSKMNPYQSGTHEISFGMRVLAKKAKRALSPRYF; encoded by the coding sequence ATGAAGCGTGTCATGATGGAGAAGAATACAATTATGAAAAGCTGCAAAAGAACAGGGTTGCTGTTGCTGATGCTGGTTGCTGTATTCAGCAGCCGTGCCCAGCAGGACGTACAGTTTAGCCAGTACGTGTTCAACCCTTTGTTTATAAACCCTGCTTATAGTGGTTATCGTGGTGATACCTATATCAGTGGTATATACCGCCAGCAATGGGTGGGCATGCCCGGCGCTCCTAAAACCGCCGCCGCATCAGTCGATTGGCTGGTGCCAGGCAGGGAAGAGCGTATGGCGTTCAGTGCCAAGGTAATGAGTGATAAGCTGGGGCCGCAAAGCACCCTGTATGCCAGTGGTGGTTATGCCTATCGTATTCCTTTAGACGATCTGGGCTCTAAAAGGCTGTGTATCGGCTTTGGTGTAGGTATTACCCAATATAGTATTGATGGTACTGCTTTTAAATATGTAGACAACAACGATGCAGCGGTGCCGGTTACCAAAACCAGCAAGCTGGTGCCTGATGCCAACGTGGGGGTATATTACTATACGCCTAAATGGTATTTTGGTGTAGCGGCCAACGATTTACTGGCTACCAGCACAGCAGATATAAAATATAGCTGGAGCTCACAAACCTTTAAGTCTATGGAGCGTTCTGCGCACCTGTATCTGACTTCTGGTTTTGTGGTGCCTTTATCCCCTGTGGTAAAGCTGAAACCATCTATATTATGGAAAGAAGATTTTAAAGGCCCGAGCAACGTGGATATTAATGCCTTCCTTCTCCTGCACGACATTTTGTGGTTAGGGGGTAGCTATCGTACCGGTTTAAGAATCTGGAACCAGGCCGATTTACAAAGTAACCTGGAAAACAAAGATGCCTTTGCCGCTATTGTGGAAGTGTATGCTACGCCAACCTTACGCATAGGTTATGCTTATGACTTTTCAGTAAGTAAGATGAACCCTTATCAGAGCGGAACACATGAAATATCTTTTGGTATGCGTGTATTAGCTAAAAAAGCAAAAAGAGCGTTAAGTCCAAGGTATTTTTAA